The proteins below come from a single Dermatophilaceae bacterium Soc4.6 genomic window:
- a CDS encoding PspC domain-containing protein, with protein sequence MTSPPQPPPDPAAAPGRRGQEGLWAWLRGLGIARSDENRWLTGVAGGLAVRFGVDPVLVRAGFVLLAIFGGLGVPLYALAWALLPDAQGSILAERAVRQRDKRSVGLLVLVAALVLGNLDGGRAWWSVLPVAALLYWFYRSRRRTATRTTGSIPVWTPPTTTTPYAAPPPAPTLAAPVPAYGDPAAAAAHGTPYGMGPGRTGAVSPPTGALAPPRAQRRRAGVLGLLLTVGLGIAGAAVATEVHGDLRSSGSVPAGLGQVPFTLGCALAGVGLALLLIGLLGRRAGVTGLLAVALTAATVASASVPPFVFSTGADDRSWRASEPEPAGGYVVGLGDGRLDLRGATAGQQFEVKVWLGDLTVLVPAGVRATIKPSLGMGDLAVNGVREKVGQQSSIEVGKGPTSVTIVADLMAGDLEITVVPAPGPTPTGGAT encoded by the coding sequence GGGGCCAGGAGGGGCTGTGGGCGTGGCTGCGCGGGCTCGGCATCGCGCGCTCCGACGAGAACCGGTGGCTGACCGGTGTCGCCGGGGGCCTCGCCGTGCGCTTCGGCGTCGACCCCGTGCTCGTGCGAGCGGGCTTCGTGCTCCTCGCGATCTTCGGCGGTCTGGGCGTGCCGCTCTATGCGCTCGCGTGGGCCCTCCTGCCCGACGCCCAGGGCAGCATCCTCGCCGAGCGGGCGGTGCGACAGCGCGACAAGCGCAGCGTCGGGCTCCTCGTGCTCGTCGCCGCCCTCGTGCTGGGCAACCTCGACGGGGGCCGGGCCTGGTGGTCCGTGCTGCCGGTCGCCGCGCTGCTCTACTGGTTCTACCGCTCCCGGCGCAGGACCGCGACACGCACCACCGGCAGCATCCCCGTCTGGACCCCGCCGACGACCACCACCCCGTATGCCGCGCCCCCACCGGCGCCCACCCTGGCTGCACCCGTGCCGGCCTATGGTGACCCGGCCGCCGCGGCGGCCCACGGCACTCCATACGGCATGGGGCCGGGGCGCACCGGAGCCGTGTCGCCCCCGACCGGGGCGCTGGCGCCACCGCGGGCCCAGCGTCGGCGGGCCGGGGTGCTGGGGTTGCTGCTCACCGTCGGTCTCGGGATCGCGGGTGCTGCGGTGGCGACCGAGGTGCACGGTGACCTGCGATCCAGCGGGAGCGTGCCGGCGGGGCTGGGTCAGGTGCCGTTCACCCTGGGCTGTGCGCTGGCCGGGGTCGGCCTCGCCCTGCTGCTCATCGGGCTGCTCGGACGGCGGGCCGGTGTCACCGGGCTGCTGGCCGTCGCGCTGACCGCGGCGACCGTCGCGTCGGCGTCCGTGCCCCCGTTCGTCTTCTCGACCGGCGCCGACGACCGCAGCTGGAGGGCGAGCGAGCCCGAGCCGGCTGGAGGCTATGTCGTCGGGCTCGGTGACGGGCGCCTCGACCTTCGGGGAGCCACCGCCGGTCAGCAGTTCGAGGTGAAGGTGTGGCTCGGCGACCTCACGGTGCTTGTGCCGGCGGGCGTGAGGGCCACCATCAAGCCCAGCCTCGGCATGGGCGACCTGGCCGTCAACGGCGTGCGCGAGAAGGTCGGGCAGCAGTCGAGCATCGAGGTGGGCAAGGGGCCGACGTCGGTGACGATCGTCGCGGACCTCATGGCCGGCGACCTCGAGATCACCGTGGTGCCGGCCCCCGGGCCGACACCGACCGGAGGGGCGACATGA
- a CDS encoding NUDIX domain-containing protein: MTILPRVPQAEIHVDGLLDGEGAVTFRLAHGELPDVGLRSRGWEPVRPRDVVGQADPHELRLVYDVRPRGPETTGAGPDSASVSVSASEVTSARAIARDADLVVAPGEAAVPYQRVAAYAIVTSARGVLLARFAGSTNAAGEWGLVGGGVDPGELPLQALHREVWEESGQVVEVTGLATITSSHWVGRAPHGRLEDFHAVRIAYWANCAEPTDPVVHDVGGTTAESAWVPVADLDSVGLVTSWAVELPRLLASRA, encoded by the coding sequence ATGACGATCCTCCCCCGGGTCCCGCAGGCCGAGATCCATGTCGACGGACTGCTCGACGGCGAGGGGGCCGTCACCTTCAGGCTCGCCCACGGCGAGCTGCCCGACGTGGGGCTGCGCTCCCGCGGCTGGGAGCCGGTCAGGCCGAGAGACGTTGTGGGGCAGGCTGATCCACACGAGCTGCGACTGGTCTACGACGTGCGTCCGCGTGGGCCCGAGACGACGGGGGCAGGGCCGGACTCGGCCTCGGTCTCGGTCTCGGCCTCCGAGGTGACCTCGGCGCGGGCGATCGCTCGCGACGCCGACCTCGTGGTCGCACCGGGCGAGGCGGCCGTGCCCTACCAGCGGGTGGCGGCCTACGCCATCGTGACGAGCGCCCGGGGGGTGCTGCTCGCCCGGTTTGCCGGCTCCACCAACGCGGCGGGGGAGTGGGGTCTGGTCGGGGGTGGTGTCGACCCGGGCGAGCTGCCGCTCCAGGCGCTGCACCGCGAGGTGTGGGAGGAGAGCGGGCAGGTCGTCGAGGTGACCGGGCTGGCCACCATCACCAGCAGCCACTGGGTGGGCCGAGCGCCGCACGGGCGGCTCGAGGACTTCCACGCAGTGCGGATCGCCTACTGGGCCAACTGTGCCGAGCCCACCGACCCGGTCGTCCACGACGTCGGTGGCACCACCGCCGAGTCGGCCTGGGTGCCGGTCGCCGACCTCGACTCCGTCGGGCTGGTCACGAGCTGGGCGGTCGAGCTGCCGCGGCTGCTCGCCTCGCGGGCCTGA